One Dryobates pubescens isolate bDryPub1 chromosome 33, bDryPub1.pri, whole genome shotgun sequence DNA window includes the following coding sequences:
- the PERM1 gene encoding PGC-1 and ERR-induced regulator in muscle protein 1, translating into MDDFEYSIQLNDRDWAEFFLESEECDLAPAALATAEEQCLSDIEQGDGVPGSGCPASADGQLAARVGSRPELGTGSSSPRGVPGDAPPRWLAAGHLSLPELLSGSEDEAELGSVGRFLCDSDKPGRPSPTPMPSVQGRQPPCPPAAPLANPAGGTAEGSPGQDAACEAAAPQPAPEKAAARSGQAMEHPSQPAGTSSPEQGRDTGAAQPHGKAVAQPGAPFQDSLPTPAASPKAARKSLGSSAFRSDPGLQGPVRDPPPGPALETVPKAPGSPAREEASRERTGTEPSSPDVVRPKVPGTPKRSRKQRGASVTEAAQGDREPAGAVAQGTGAAVKTPLSSPLSSRKGKGKEKAARPALVKLGSEEAADSKQPAPSPGTDEGDPAMSTPLKQKVKEPGTQPQGKAKATKQPKPGQLAGLGVHDNVPETPASQTLGAACQEAPQEPPHPKSVEASRGDSARGACGEPAAESPKELGPPCFAAGAPARADSLDVTWPEMYDYMFCDSQEEEDMWDSMEGERTPLEREISLPELYEYFFNEPEGNRKKAKGKDRKRKKFSSLDHTGLRNEGPSSAPVRDSLVVSVPEAYEHFFRDGPGSRVGWRRIFSVTPASEVKKAVGALKSLLQRHLVGGQAPAPQALLRRGSGEKLSLVPLAPPGRGQTEPEGLGMALALRGGPESPLALTHKDMCLVFCAFASWAVKTSDLQAPDAWKTMFLASFGTLSAIRYFRRQVREGHPRV; encoded by the exons ATGGATGACTTCGAGTACAGCATCCAGCTGAACGACAGGGACTGGGCTGAGTTCTTCCTGGAGTCGGAGGAATGCGACTTAGCGCCGGCCGCGCTGGCCACGGCCGAGGAGCAGTGCCTCAGTGACATTGAGCAAGGGGACGGCGTGCCGGGCAGCGGCTGCCCCGCCAGCGCCGACGGCCAGCTCGCAGcgagggtgggcagcaggccaGAGCTTGGCACGGGGAGCTCGTCCCCACGTGGGGTGCCCGGAGACGCCCCCCCGCGCTGGCTCGCTGCTGGGCACCTCTCCTTGCCGGAGCTTCTGTCGGGCAGCGAGGACGAAGCGGAGCTGGGCTCCGTCGGCAGGTTTCTGTGTGACAGCGACAAGCCCGGCCGCCCTTCGCCCACCCCGATGCCCAGCGTGCAGGGGAGGCAGCCCCCGtgcccccccgcagccccccttGCCAACCCGGCCGGTGGCACAGCCGAGGGCAGCCCCGGGCAGGACGCAGCATGTGAAGCGGCAGCCCCGCAGCCGGCACcggagaaagcagcagccaggagcggCCAGGCCATGGAGCATCCCAGCCAGCCAGCGGGAAcgagcagccctgagcagggacGGGACACAGGAGCGGCACAGCCCCATGGCAAAGCGGTGGCACAGCCGGGGGCTCCCTTCCAGGACAGCTTGCCAACACCGGCTGCCTCCCCAAAGGCAGCAAGGAAAAGTCTTGGCAGCAGCGCTTTCCGCTCGGATCCGGGGCTGCAGGGACCCGTGCGTGACCCCCCACCAGGGCCGGCACTGGAGACTGTCCCCAAAGCACCCGGCTCCCCGGCACGGGAGGAGGCGAGCAGGGAGAGAACGGGCACCGAGCCGAGCTCCCCGGACGTGGTGAGGCCGAAGGTGCCCGGAACGCCGAAGAGGAGCCGCAAGCAGCGCGGAGCCAGCGTCACCGAGGCGGCCCAAGGGGACAGGGAGCCTGCAGGGGCGGTGGCACAAGGGACTGGTGCAGCTGTGAAGACACCTTTGAGCTCCCCCCTGTCCTCACGGAAgggcaaagggaaggagaaggcagccaggccagctctgGTGAAGCTGGGCAGCGAGGAGGCAGCGGATAGCAAACAGCCAGcgcccagccctggcacggATGAGGGTGATCCAGCCATGAGCACCCCCCTGAAGCAGAAGGTGAAGgagccagggacacagccacagGGGAAGGCAAAAGCCACCAAGCAGCCAAAGCCAGGACAGCTTGCTGGCTTGGGTGTACATGACAATGTGCCAGAGACCCCTGCCAGCCAGACCCTGGGAGCAGCATGCCAGGAGGCACCCCAGGAGCCTCCCCATCCCAAGAGCGTGGAGGCTTCTAGAGGAGATTCTGCAC GGGGAGCTTGtggggagcctgcagctgagAGCCCCAAGGAGCTGGGCCCCCCTTGCTTTGCAGCTGGGGCCCCTGCAAGGGCGGACAGCCTGGACGTGACTTGGCCCGAGATGTACGACTATATGTTTTGTGACTCCCAAGAAGAAGAAGACATGTGGGACTCCATGGAAGGGGAGAGAACACCCTTGGAAAGGGAAATATCCTTGCCTGAACTGTATGAGTACTTTTTCAATGAACcagaaggaaacaggaaaaaagccaaaggtaaagacaggaagagaaagaagttcAGCAGCTTGGACCACACCGGGCTGCGGAACGAGGGTCCCAGCTCGGCTCCAGTCAGAGACTCCCTGGTTGTCTCGGTCCCTGAGGCCTATGAACACTTCTTCAGAGATgggcctggcagcagggtgggctggAGAAGGATTTTCTCAGTCACTCCAGCCTCTGAGGTGAAGAAAGCTGTGGGGGCTCTGAAGTCCCTCCTGCAAAGGCATCTGGTGGGAGGccaagccccagcccctcaggctctcctgcgGAGAGGATCTGGAGAGAAGCTCTCCCTCGTCCCGCTGGCTCCGCCAGGAAGAGGCCAGACCGAGCCAGAAGGTTTGGGCATGGCCCTTGCACTGAGAg GGGGGCCTGAGAGTCCACTGGCACTGACCCACAAAGACATGTGCCTTGTCTTCTGTGCCTTTGCCTCCTGGGCAGTGAAGACCTCCGACCTGCAAGCTCCAGACGCCTGGAAGACCA TGTTCCTGGCAAGCTTTGGCACGCTCTCTGCCATCCGCTACTTCCGACGGCAGGTCAGAGAAGGACACCCCCGGGTCTAG